In Daucus carota subsp. sativus chromosome 4, DH1 v3.0, whole genome shotgun sequence, one DNA window encodes the following:
- the LOC108216787 gene encoding uncharacterized protein LOC108216787, protein MIRWIHVVLMVAAVAILILLVIMLLQKCCHVEKQLTNIVVANNGGRATNLENGIVRLHQLDQEPSRKKTNYYVFRRGVSSKPLFSWADNPALVTDAVENGWSRFAFTNYACYAASPSVRSARTLLGVCAAGDQVNEMGVEISWEVCQGSADFVQKIRLNSGLKKANSSVAANSVIKTALPFPGPSLGNSAFPREAYFEITILACGENEDHGLAGTTVGMKSEGEKTKLIQDESESIDHVTSIENGYGNSRLDEAKVGFKEEGKNGVVALSLGFSGGGFLPLKLPGSYSGSIGFNSNGSVYLDGAKVVSELEKEEWGRVDKVIGCGYNPNQKKVFLTVDSELVHEIHCKTEEFGTPLYPTMAANSDMTVLVNLGQSVFKYAPANQQRTPNPCFIGPLTKSPALGYEDSKELFSMGRIDSQWLNRSATKGQYIYGNSTHRGPEFDEVSEGDLFEIVLESSGRSPHRPL, encoded by the exons ATGATCAGATGGATACATGTAGTTTTAATGGTGGCCGCCGTCGCAATTCTGATTCTCCTCGTCATCATGCTGCTACAGAAATGTTGTCACGTCGAGAAACAGCTTACAAATATTGTTGTAGCAAATAATGGTGGGAGAGCAACAAATTTAGAGAATGGTATTGTTAGACTTCATCAACTTGATCAAGAACCAAGTAGAAAAAAGactaattattatgtttttcgaCGTGGGGTTTCGTCGAAGCCGTTGTTTAGCTGGGCTGATAATCCTGCACTCGTGACTGATGCAGTTGAGAATGGATGGTCGAGATTTGCGTTTACTAATTATGCTTGTTATGCAGCGTCTCCTTCGGTACGATCAGCTCGGACTTTGTTAGGTGTGTGTGCAGCTGGTGATCAAGTGAATGAAATGGGAGTGGAGATTAGTTGGGAGGTTTGTCAAGGATCAGCTGATTTTGTGCAGAAAATCAGGCTGAATTCTGGTCTGAAGAAGGCGAATTCGAGTGTGGCTGCTAATTCTGTTATCAAGACAGCTCTGCCTTTTCCAGGGCCTTCTTTGGGGAATTCTGCTTTTCCCAGAGAGGCTTATTTTGAGATTACAATCTTGGCTTGTGGTGAAAATGAGGATCATGGGTTGGCTGGCACTACGGTTGGGATGAAATCTGAAGGCGAGAAGACGAAACTGATTCAGGATGAATCAGAATCTATTGATCATGTTACAAGTATTGAAAATGGTTATGGGAACAGTAGATTGGATGAAGCGAAAGTTGGTTTTAAAGAAGAGGGGAAGAATGGAGTGGTTGCATTGTCATTGGGGTTTAGTGGGGGAGGATTTCTTCCACTAAAGCTTCCTGGAAGCTACTCAGGATCCATTGGTTTCAATTCCAACGGCTCCGTTTACCTTGATG GAGCTAAAGTGGTTTCCGAATTAGAAAAGGAAGAATGGGGAAGAGTTGATAAAGTGATTGGCTGTGGATACAATCCGAATCAGAAGAAGGTGTTCTTGACTGTAGATTCTGAACTTGTGCATGAAATCCATTGCAAGACAGAAGAATTTGGAACTCCATTGTACCCTACAATGGCAGCTAATAGTGATATGACAGTTTTAGTTAATCTTGGACAAAGTGTGTTCAAATATGCACCTGCAAATCAGCAAAGAACTCCAAATCCTTGCTTCATTGGCCCTCTGACAAAGTCTCCTGCACTAGGCTATGAAGACAGCAAAGAGCTTTTCTCGATGGGAAGAATAGATTCCCAGTGGCTTAACCGATCAGCAACGAAAGGTCAATACATATATGGTAATAGTACTCACAGAGGCCCTGAGTTTGATGAAGTATCTGAAGGTGATTTGTTTGAAATCGTGTTGGAAAGTTCTGGAAGATCTCCACACAGACCATTGTAA
- the LOC108216811 gene encoding uncharacterized protein At4g06744 produces the protein MSKFSTRLVYLNYTIILGLLVFQWGNTAGASLPRVSGGIPKLVAPVVGGLVPAVEQLVFQDLKLSLVYPIIQNFKNLITSDPLGITKSWVGSDICKYKGFFCDNPPYNKSAIVLASIDFNGFQLSAPSLDGFLDQLPDIALFHANSNFFTGTISSNIANLPFLYELDISNNLFSGSFPTAILGMNSLSFLDIRFNMFTGSVPPQLFTKDLDALFINDNNFMQRLPDNLGSSHILLLTLANNKFFGPIPRDIAKALSSLTEVLFLNNDLSGCLPYELGLLKEAVVFDAGNNQLSGPIPYSLGCLESVEVLNFAGNMFSGMVPEVVCALGNLANLSLSDNYFIQVGPICRSLIRKGVLDVRRNCIPGLPFQRSIMECASFFSRPRHCPYYASYFYIPCWLPNFSSPPLATLLAPSPI, from the coding sequence atgagcaaattttcgacTAGACTGGTTTATTTAAACTACACTATCATTCTTGGCCTTCTGGTATTTCAATGGGGCAATACTGCTGGAGCATCTTTGCCGCGGGTTTCAGGAGGCATACCGAAGCTGGTAGCACCAGTAGTTGGAGGACTGGTTCCGGCAGTAGAACAGCTGGTTTTCCAGGACTTGAAGCTATCTTTGGTTTACccaattattcaaaatttcaagAACTTGATCACTTCTGATCCTTTAGGTATCACGAAATCATGGGTTGGCTCGGATATATGCAAGTACAAGGGGTTCTTTTGTGACAACCCCCCATACAACAAAAGTGCCATAGTTCTGGCATCCATTGATTTCAATGGCTTTCAGTTAAGTGCTCCTTCACTGGATGGCTTTCTTGATCAGCTTCCTGATATCGCGCTTTTTCATGCTAATTCCAACTTCTTCACCGGCACAATTTCATCAAACATTGCGAATCTACCTTTTCTTTATGAGCTAGATataagcaacaatttgttttctGGATCATTTCCAACAGCTATTTTAGGTATGAATAGCCTCTCTTTCTTGGATATCCGGTTCAATATGTTTACCGGATCTGTCCCTCCTCAACTCTTCACAAAAGACCTCGATGCACTCTTTATCAACGATAACAACTTCATGCAAAGGTTGCCTGATAATCTTGGCAGCTCTCACATTCTTCTTCTTACATTAGCCAACAACAAATTTTTCGGTCCAATCCCACGTGACATTGCCAAGGCCTTGTCTAGCCTGACAGAAGTCTTGTTCTTAAACAACGACCTAAGCGGTTGCTTACCTTATGAACTCGGGCTACTGAAAGAAGCTGTAGTGTTTGACGCAGGCAATAATCAATTATCTGGCCCAATACCATACTCCTTAGGATGCCTGGAAAGCGTTGAAGTTCTGAATTTCGCTGGTAACATGTTTTCTGGTATGGTGCCTGAGGTTGTATGTGCACTTGGAAACCTGGCAAATTTATCTTTATCCGACAATTATTTCATACAAGTAGGGCCGATTTGCAGGAGCTTGATCAGGAAAGGCGTGCTTGATGTTCGGAGAAACTGCATTCCTGGACTTCCATTTCAAAGATCAATTATGGAATGTGCATCATTCTTTTCGCGGCCTCGACATTGTCCATATTATGCTTCCTACTTCTACATTCCTTGCTGGTTGCCCAACTTCAGTTCTCCTCCATTAGCTACTCTTCTAGCCCCTTCTCCAATATAG